Proteins encoded in a region of the Sphingopyxis sp. OAS728 genome:
- the groL gene encoding chaperonin GroEL (60 kDa chaperone family; promotes refolding of misfolded polypeptides especially under stressful conditions; forms two stacked rings of heptamers to form a barrel-shaped 14mer; ends can be capped by GroES; misfolded proteins enter the barrel where they are refolded when GroES binds), giving the protein MAAKDVKFSRDARERILKGVDILADAVKVTLGPKGRNVVIDKSFGAPRITKDGVSVAKEIELKDKFENMGAQMLREVASKANDKAGDGTTTATVLAQAIVREGMKSVAAGMNPMDLKRGIDLAVTKVVEDLKGRSTPVAGTSEIAQVGIISANGDTEVGEKIAEAMEKVGKEGVITVEEAKGLEFELDVVEGMQFDRGYLSPYFITNPEKMIVELADPYILIFEKKLSNLQSMLPILEAVVQSGRPLLIIAEDIEGEALATLVVNRLRGGLKVAAVKAPGFGDRRKAMLQDIAILTAGEMISEDLGIKLESVTLNMLGQAKRVTIDKDNTTIVDGSGDHEAIKGRVEQIRAQIETTTSDYDREKLQERLAKLAGGVAVIKVGGATEVEVKERKDRVDDALHATRAAVEEGIVPGGGTALLYATKALEGLKGANDDQTRGIDIVRKAIEAPLRQIAANAGHDGAVVAGNLLRENNQEQGFNAATDVYENLKAAGVIDPTKVVRTALQDAASVSGLLITTEAAVSELPEDKPAMPMGGGGMGGMGGMDF; this is encoded by the coding sequence ATGGCTGCCAAGGACGTTAAATTTTCGCGCGACGCGCGCGAGCGTATCCTCAAGGGCGTCGACATCCTCGCCGACGCCGTCAAGGTCACCCTCGGCCCCAAGGGCCGCAACGTCGTGATCGACAAGAGCTTCGGTGCGCCCCGCATCACCAAGGACGGCGTCAGCGTCGCCAAGGAAATCGAACTGAAGGACAAGTTCGAAAACATGGGCGCGCAGATGCTGCGCGAAGTCGCCTCGAAGGCGAACGACAAGGCCGGTGACGGCACCACCACCGCGACCGTCCTCGCCCAGGCGATCGTTCGCGAAGGCATGAAGTCGGTTGCCGCCGGCATGAACCCGATGGACCTGAAGCGCGGCATCGACCTTGCGGTCACCAAGGTCGTCGAAGACCTCAAGGGCCGTTCGACCCCGGTCGCCGGCACCTCGGAAATCGCACAGGTCGGCATCATCTCGGCCAACGGCGACACCGAAGTCGGCGAGAAGATCGCCGAAGCGATGGAAAAGGTCGGCAAGGAAGGCGTGATCACCGTCGAGGAAGCCAAGGGTCTCGAGTTCGAACTCGATGTCGTCGAAGGCATGCAGTTCGACCGCGGCTATCTGTCGCCTTACTTCATCACCAACCCGGAAAAGATGATCGTCGAACTCGCCGATCCGTACATCCTGATCTTCGAAAAGAAGCTGTCGAACCTCCAGTCGATGCTTCCGATCCTCGAAGCGGTTGTGCAGTCGGGCCGTCCGCTGCTGATCATCGCCGAGGACATCGAAGGCGAAGCGCTCGCGACCCTCGTCGTGAACCGCCTGCGTGGCGGCCTGAAGGTCGCGGCCGTCAAGGCGCCGGGCTTCGGCGATCGCCGCAAGGCGATGCTGCAGGACATCGCGATCCTGACCGCCGGCGAAATGATCAGCGAAGACCTGGGTATCAAGCTCGAGTCGGTCACGCTGAACATGCTGGGCCAGGCCAAGCGCGTCACGATCGACAAGGACAACACGACCATCGTCGATGGTTCGGGCGACCATGAAGCGATCAAGGGCCGCGTCGAACAGATCCGCGCGCAGATCGAAACGACCACGTCGGACTATGACCGTGAAAAGCTGCAGGAACGTCTGGCGAAGCTCGCCGGCGGTGTTGCCGTGATCAAGGTCGGCGGTGCGACCGAAGTCGAGGTGAAGGAACGCAAGGACCGCGTTGACGACGCGCTGCACGCGACCCGCGCTGCCGTCGAAGAAGGCATCGTCCCCGGTGGCGGTACCGCTCTGCTGTACGCGACCAAGGCTCTCGAAGGCCTGAAGGGCGCCAACGACGACCAGACCCGCGGCATCGACATCGTCCGCAAGGCGATCGAAGCGCCGCTGCGCCAGATCGCGGCCAACGCTGGCCACGATGGTGCGGTTGTCGCCGGCAACCTGCTGCGTGAAAACAACCAGGAGCAGGGCTTCAACGCTGCGACCGACGTTTACGAAAACCTGAAGGCCGCCGGCGTCATCGACCCGACCAAGGTCGTGCGCACCGCGCTTCAGGACGCTGCCTCGGTGTCGGGCCTGCTGATCACCACCGAAGCCGCTGTCAGCGAGCTGCCGGAAGACAAGCCGGCGATGCCGATGGGCGGCGGCGGCATGGGCGGCATGGGCGGCATGGACTTCTAA
- a CDS encoding glutaminyl-peptide cyclotransferase: MLLLALAMLADPVVQPPPIERCGYRIVQTFPHDATSFTQGLFWEDGHLYEATGQYGQSRVARLDLQTGKALAETKLPADQFGEGITRWGNQIIGVTWQGGIGNRWSIKDLKPVGTFKYEGEGWGLTMVGDSLVLSDGTPDLRFFDPATMKEQKRVTVRFGDRPIPMINELETIDGQIWANVWMTDFILRIDPVTGNVVSLVDLSTLKADAGVSGTDSVLNGIAWDAKKKRLFVTGKNWPKLYEIALADCR, translated from the coding sequence ATGCTCCTCCTCGCTCTCGCAATGCTCGCCGACCCTGTGGTCCAGCCGCCGCCGATCGAGCGCTGCGGCTACAGGATCGTCCAGACCTTCCCGCACGATGCCACCAGCTTCACGCAGGGGTTGTTCTGGGAGGACGGGCATCTGTACGAGGCCACCGGCCAATATGGGCAGTCCCGCGTGGCGCGACTCGACCTTCAAACCGGCAAGGCGCTGGCCGAGACGAAGCTGCCGGCGGACCAGTTCGGCGAAGGCATTACGCGCTGGGGAAACCAGATTATCGGCGTGACCTGGCAGGGCGGCATCGGCAACCGCTGGTCGATCAAGGATTTGAAGCCCGTCGGCACCTTCAAATATGAAGGCGAGGGCTGGGGCCTGACGATGGTCGGGGACAGTCTCGTGCTCAGCGACGGGACGCCCGACCTGCGCTTTTTCGACCCCGCGACGATGAAGGAGCAGAAGCGCGTCACGGTGCGCTTCGGCGACCGGCCGATCCCGATGATCAACGAGCTCGAGACGATCGACGGGCAGATCTGGGCCAATGTGTGGATGACCGATTTCATCCTCCGTATCGATCCCGTCACCGGCAATGTCGTCTCGCTCGTCGACCTGTCGACGCTCAAGGCCGATGCCGGCGTGAGCGGGACTGACAGCGTGCTCAACGGCATTGCGTGGGACGCAAAGAAGAAGCGCTTGTTCGTTACGGGCAAGAACTGGCCGAAACTCTACGAAATCGCATTGGCGGACTGCCGCTAG
- a CDS encoding DJ-1/PfpI family protein, whose protein sequence is MTDTPATNIVFLLFPGITQLDFTAPAQALSRMPGATLVGAAANREPILTDSGFAIVPTHDFASAPQADILCIPGGHGVADALGDAATIDFIARQAAGAQWVTSVCTGAFLLGRAGLLAGKRATTHWAYTHLLPLVGAEHAKARVVEDGNLVTSGGVTSGLDFALSLIARLRGDAMAQAIQLAIEYDPAPPFAGGHPDRAPKAITAGLKDHVYDAAAARMEAALTSA, encoded by the coding sequence ATGACCGATACGCCCGCCACCAACATCGTCTTCCTGCTCTTTCCCGGCATCACCCAGCTCGACTTCACCGCGCCTGCACAGGCGTTATCGCGCATGCCCGGCGCGACGCTCGTCGGGGCAGCCGCCAACCGCGAACCGATCCTGACCGACAGCGGCTTTGCGATCGTTCCGACGCATGATTTCGCGAGCGCGCCGCAGGCCGACATCCTTTGCATCCCCGGCGGCCACGGCGTCGCCGACGCACTGGGCGACGCCGCGACGATCGATTTCATCGCGCGGCAGGCTGCCGGCGCGCAATGGGTGACGAGCGTCTGCACCGGCGCCTTCCTGCTTGGCCGCGCCGGACTGCTCGCGGGCAAGCGCGCCACTACGCACTGGGCCTACACGCATCTGCTGCCGCTCGTCGGCGCCGAACACGCAAAGGCGCGTGTTGTCGAGGACGGTAATCTCGTCACGAGCGGCGGTGTTACGTCGGGGCTCGACTTCGCGCTGAGCTTGATCGCGCGGCTGCGGGGAGATGCGATGGCGCAGGCGATCCAGCTCGCGATCGAATATGACCCCGCGCCGCCCTTTGCCGGCGGCCATCCCGACCGCGCGCCCAAGGCGATCACCGCGGGGTTGAAAGACCATGTCTATGACGCCGCAGCGGCGCGGATGGAGGCGGCACTAACGAGCGCCTAG
- a CDS encoding entericidin EcnAB, whose product MRKIIIASMAAAAFSLAACSEKTQDAASETATSAADDAAAAGDAAADAAAGAADATAAAADEAADATAAAADKAGNAVEGTVNAAGEAADKAGEKIAEETKKAEANDKK is encoded by the coding sequence ATGCGCAAAATCATCATCGCCTCGATGGCCGCCGCGGCCTTCAGCCTCGCCGCCTGCTCGGAAAAGACCCAGGATGCCGCTTCGGAAACCGCGACCTCGGCTGCCGATGACGCCGCCGCCGCTGGCGACGCCGCCGCCGATGCCGCTGCTGGCGCTGCCGATGCGACCGCTGCTGCGGCCGACGAAGCCGCCGACGCGACCGCTGCTGCGGCCGACAAGGCCGGCAACGCCGTCGAAGGCACGGTGAACGCCGCTGGCGAAGCCGCCGACAAGGCTGGCGAAAAGATCGCCGAAGAAACGAAGAAGGCCGAAGCCAACGACAAGAAGTAA
- a CDS encoding ArsR/SmtB family transcription factor, with the protein MSELIDIFRALADPTRLRVVALLREMELAIGELAVVLDQSQPRVSRHVRILVEAGIVERRREGSWVFLRIAENGPVAGIIGQAEKWPFSAREALVIAHDARRLTAVRDERAAAAERYFAEHADEWDAIRSRHIAESEVEAAMLAMMHNRRLGHLLDIGTGTGRMAEIFAPTARRITALDRSPEMLRIARAKLAGQPIPVDLLQGDFLNLPVADASVDSIVIHQALHFAHEPDRVIAEASRVLRGGGHLLVVDFAPHEDEELRNFAAHARLGFSDAQIRGWFASAGLLLENTQTLEGGELAVKLWLGRRRSDEDQPTVPGDGQSKRLAA; encoded by the coding sequence GTGAGCGAGCTAATCGACATTTTCCGTGCCTTGGCGGACCCGACGCGACTGCGAGTCGTGGCGCTTTTGCGCGAAATGGAGCTGGCAATCGGCGAATTGGCGGTCGTGCTCGACCAGAGCCAGCCGCGCGTCTCGCGCCATGTCCGGATCCTGGTCGAGGCCGGGATCGTCGAACGGCGACGCGAGGGGAGCTGGGTTTTCCTGCGGATTGCCGAAAACGGACCGGTCGCCGGGATTATCGGGCAGGCTGAAAAATGGCCATTTTCGGCGCGCGAGGCGCTGGTCATCGCGCATGATGCGCGGCGCCTGACCGCGGTGCGCGACGAACGCGCCGCAGCGGCCGAACGCTATTTCGCCGAACATGCCGACGAGTGGGACGCGATCCGGTCGCGGCATATCGCCGAGAGCGAGGTCGAAGCGGCGATGCTGGCGATGATGCACAACCGCCGGCTCGGCCACCTGCTCGATATCGGCACCGGCACCGGGCGGATGGCGGAAATTTTCGCGCCGACCGCGCGCCGCATCACCGCGCTCGATCGCAGCCCCGAAATGCTGCGGATCGCGCGCGCCAAGCTCGCGGGGCAACCGATTCCGGTCGACCTGCTGCAGGGCGATTTCCTGAACCTGCCGGTCGCCGATGCGAGCGTCGACAGTATTGTCATTCACCAGGCGCTCCACTTCGCGCACGAACCCGACCGGGTGATCGCCGAAGCGAGCCGCGTGCTGCGCGGCGGCGGCCATTTGCTCGTCGTCGACTTTGCGCCGCACGAGGATGAGGAGCTGCGCAATTTTGCTGCGCACGCACGCCTTGGCTTTTCGGACGCGCAGATCCGCGGCTGGTTCGCCTCGGCGGGCCTGCTGCTGGAAAATACACAGACGCTCGAAGGCGGGGAGCTGGCCGTGAAGCTATGGCTCGGCCGCCGTCGCAGCGATGAAGATCAACCCACCGTCCCCGGTGACGGACAAAGTAAAAGGCTTGCGGCATGA
- the metF gene encoding methylenetetrahydrofolate reductase, whose protein sequence is MTSNLNSLAEARRAAASPLFANLEGDIGVSFEFFPPKTEKMEAQLWDTFRTLEPLGPSFVSVTYGAGGSTRERTHATVARIAAESRVPPAAHLTCVEASRAEINEVAEAYWEAGVRHIVALRGDVPGGEPYRAHPDGYANAIELVAGLKAIAPFDISVAAYPETHPDATCAEADLDNLKRKLDAGATRAITQFFFSPDSFLRFRDTAAAAGIDAPIIPGILPVSNVSQTRRMADMCGTAIPAWMVSLFDGLDDHPAARQLVAATIAAEMCRRLYAGGVRDFHFYTLNRAELSYAICHLLGLRPRVAPATEKAA, encoded by the coding sequence ATGACGTCGAATTTGAACTCGTTGGCGGAGGCGCGCCGTGCCGCAGCATCGCCGCTGTTCGCCAATCTCGAAGGCGATATCGGCGTCAGCTTCGAATTTTTCCCGCCGAAGACCGAGAAGATGGAAGCGCAGCTGTGGGACACGTTCCGCACGCTCGAGCCGCTGGGTCCGAGCTTCGTTTCGGTTACCTATGGCGCGGGCGGATCGACGCGCGAGCGCACCCATGCGACCGTCGCGCGTATCGCCGCCGAAAGCCGCGTTCCGCCAGCCGCGCACCTGACCTGCGTCGAGGCCTCGCGCGCCGAGATCAATGAAGTGGCAGAGGCTTATTGGGAAGCCGGGGTGCGCCATATCGTCGCGCTGCGTGGCGACGTTCCGGGCGGCGAGCCCTATCGTGCGCATCCCGATGGTTATGCCAATGCGATCGAACTGGTCGCCGGGCTGAAGGCGATCGCGCCGTTCGACATTTCGGTCGCCGCCTATCCCGAAACGCATCCCGATGCGACATGCGCCGAAGCCGACCTCGACAACCTCAAGCGCAAGCTCGACGCCGGCGCGACGCGCGCGATCACGCAATTCTTTTTCTCGCCCGATAGCTTCCTGCGCTTTCGCGATACTGCCGCGGCGGCGGGCATCGACGCGCCGATCATTCCCGGCATCCTGCCCGTGTCGAACGTGTCGCAGACGCGCCGCATGGCCGACATGTGCGGCACCGCGATCCCGGCGTGGATGGTGTCGCTGTTCGACGGACTCGACGATCACCCCGCCGCGCGCCAGCTCGTCGCGGCGACGATAGCCGCCGAAATGTGTCGCCGCTTGTATGCGGGCGGCGTGCGAGATTTCCATTTCTACACGCTCAACCGTGCCGAACTCAGCTATGCCATCTGCCACCTTCTGGGCTTGCGTCCGCGGGTGGCGCCCGCGACGGAGAAAGCAGCATGA
- a CDS encoding homocysteine S-methyltransferase family protein, with product MTAREALMAAAKDRILITDGAFGTEIQNWKLSEADYAGTLGLAHDQKGNNDILALTAPHVPESIHRAYFEAGADIAETNTFSANRISQADYGAEHLVREINVESARLARRIADEFQAKDGRPRFVAGAIGPTNKTLSLSPDVNDPGFREIDFEYLKDVYREQIDALVEGGVDFILIETIFDTLNAKAGIMAVIEAGEALGRDLPIMLSMTLTDLSGRNLSGHTVEAFWHAVRHARPLTIGLNCSFGATQLRPHVKTLSEIADTLIMVYPNAGLPNELGEYDELPDTTAGLVGEWADHGQVNILGGCCGSTPAHIAAIAKAVEGLPARVLPEVPVRTRLAGLEPFTMAA from the coding sequence ATGACCGCCCGTGAAGCTTTGATGGCCGCCGCGAAGGACCGCATCCTGATCACGGATGGCGCGTTCGGGACCGAAATCCAGAACTGGAAATTGTCCGAGGCCGACTATGCCGGCACGCTGGGGCTCGCGCATGACCAGAAGGGGAATAACGACATCCTCGCGCTGACCGCTCCGCACGTGCCGGAGAGCATCCATCGCGCCTATTTCGAGGCGGGGGCGGACATTGCAGAGACGAACACCTTCAGCGCCAACCGGATCAGCCAGGCCGATTATGGCGCCGAACATTTGGTGCGCGAAATCAATGTCGAGAGTGCGCGGCTGGCGCGGCGGATCGCCGACGAGTTTCAGGCGAAGGATGGTCGTCCGCGTTTCGTGGCGGGCGCGATCGGCCCGACCAACAAGACGCTGTCGCTGTCGCCCGACGTCAACGATCCCGGGTTTCGCGAGATCGACTTCGAGTATCTGAAAGATGTGTATCGCGAACAGATCGATGCGCTGGTCGAGGGCGGGGTGGATTTTATCCTGATCGAGACGATCTTCGACACGCTCAATGCCAAGGCCGGGATCATGGCGGTCATCGAGGCCGGAGAGGCACTGGGCCGTGACCTCCCGATCATGTTGTCGATGACACTAACCGACCTGTCGGGCCGTAACCTGTCGGGACATACGGTCGAGGCCTTCTGGCACGCCGTTCGCCACGCGCGGCCGTTGACGATCGGGCTCAACTGCTCCTTCGGCGCAACGCAGCTCCGCCCGCACGTCAAGACGCTCAGCGAGATCGCCGACACGCTAATCATGGTCTATCCCAATGCGGGCCTGCCCAACGAGCTCGGCGAATATGACGAGCTGCCCGACACTACCGCCGGGCTGGTTGGCGAATGGGCCGATCATGGACAGGTCAATATCCTCGGCGGCTGCTGCGGTTCGACGCCGGCGCATATCGCGGCGATCGCGAAGGCGGTAGAAGGGCTGCCGGCGCGCGTGCTGCCTGAGGTGCCGGTGCGGACAAGGCTCGCGGGACTCGAACCCTTCACTATGGCGGCCTAG